ATTGGTACGTCCAAATCTAAGCTTGATGTGCTTTACCTTGCTATCGTTGTTTCTTCAAGTTCGTATGATTgtcattatgatttttttggaCAATCTTTAGACATCAAGATATTTCACTAAACATGTTTATGAAGCTTGTTGCAGTAGATTAATTAAGTGATTTAATGTACATATTTTGCACCAACATTAGTTGGCAGTGATGTTGAGGCAAAGCAACAGTATTagcatatattttcttataccTTTGTTTAGTTCTTGACTTCTTTcataattttgatttgaatggtTTGATTGCTTATTGGCCACAAAGGATAGAGCTAGATCTATCATCCAGGACCCCACTTGTGGTATTTCACcgaatatgttgttgttgtaattttCTGGGAGTAGAATTCTGTTTCCATAATTTTGAGGAAGTGCATATAACTTCCATGTGAAATTTGTGGTCTGTGAACTATTATCACTCAGATTTTGGGATTGTTGTCAGgtaatgatgaagaagaaccgTGAGTGACAATACACTTGAAGCGCTGCTGGGagattgaccatatttacaggaATTTTATATGGACTATGATCGATCAACTTGGGTGTTTGGCGCCAGTTTATTCTGCAAACAACAAAGTAAATTTagtctttttaattataaataataatatttaccaCTCACGTTAGAAATCCTTAGCTTAACCATGTCATAGATTCGTCCCATGATTATAGCTGTCGTAGCACTATTTTGTACAGGTCAATGCTTTATCCTACTGTCTATAGCATTTTGCCATTGCTTCTTCATTTTCagtatttcctttttttatatgCTTTAGACTGTTTTTTCTTGAGTTGAGGGTCTaatggaaacaacctctctacccccAAGGTAGGTAGGGGGTAAGGTTTGCGTATGCCTATCTCTACCCTTCCAGAACCCTCTTTGTTTAcattggatatgttgttgttgttgaaatgTACGATTATATTTGTAAGGTACTCCCGAAGTCAAACATCTAGAGCACGACAAATAAACATTTATTGTTCAGACATTTTCGTCAAGAAATCCAGTCAATGGTAAAATCAAAGGTCGTTTGTTTATTAATGATGAACACATTTTAGAACTAGTCCTAATAAATATGGAAGTAGCGACAACTTCAAAATTAATGCCTAGTAACTCTCTTGGGGGTGGGGGCAAGAAGGAAAAGGGAGTTACAACATGGTGCTCCTGCTATTTAAAGGCCCTTCTCCCCTGATATGATCCAATATAGAGAAGACATGGATTTCGATAGTTCGTTAATGGAACTCCCAAAATCCTCATCAGCACTACCTTCAGAATTACAAAGACCGATTTGTATGCATAGCTCTATGCCAAGTAACAACAAAATTCAGCAGGtaatcaatacaataaagtCTAGTTTTCATGAGGAACTTTTTACATCTAGTACCGATTGATTTAAGCTGAGATTTGTCCCTTTGGTTTTCTTGTATATGTAGGATGAAGATGAAAGGGACCCAAAGTTTATGCAATTGCTAAAAGAAAATCTCTCCTGTTTCTGGAATCAACAAAAGGAAGAAATTCTACGTGCAGGTGTTTTTTGGCTCCTCACACGTGTTTACCTACAGAGACCACTGATATATTCCAATCATGAGTAATCTAAGGATATTTTTGAGCTTTGGCCATTTTAAGACCAGCCACGGCCctcacatatatttattttgttaagtaTCTCGAATCATTGCATAGAGATATGTCATATatggaatttttttattttttatttttagacaAGGGTAACTGATGTCATATATGGAAATTTTGGTATAATACATATGCTGCTGTTTTTTCCTGTTGATTTTACCTTCAAGCAGCTGCTTCATTTTTTCTGTAGATCCAAAGAGAAAACCTGAGATGCCCATTTCAAGGATCAGACGGGCTATGAAGTCAAATGATCAAGTAAAGGTATGTTCATGGCTCTGACTTATTCCATTGACATAGttaattcattttctttatttgctATTAGTTGGAACTTGAAACATTTGATCTAATACTTGTCTTATTAACTTTTATTGATCTGCTGTCTCTAACTGGGGAGTNNNNNNNNNNNNNNNNNNNNNNNNNNNNNNNNNNNNNNNNNNNNNNNNNNNNNNNNNNNNNNNNNNNNNNNNNNNNNNNNNNNNNNNNNNNNNNNNNNNNNNNNNNNNNNNNNNNNNNNNNNNNNNNNNNNNNNNNNNNNNNNNNNNNNNNNNNNNNNNNNNNNNNNNNNNNNNNNNNNNNNNNNNNNNNNNNNNNNNNNNNNNNNNNNNNNNNNNNNNNNNNNNNNNNNNNNNNNNNNNNNNNNNNNNNNNNNNNNNNNNNNNNNNNNNNNNNNNNNNNNNNNNNNNNNNNNNNNNNNNNNNNNNNNNNNNNNNNNNNNNNNNNNNNNNNNNNNNNNNNNNNNNNNNNNNNNNNNNNNNNNNNNNNNNNNNNNNNNNNNNNNNNNNNNNNNNNNNNNNNNNNNNNNNNNNNNNNNNNNNNNNNNNNNNNNNNNNNNNNNNNNNNNNNNNNNNNNNNNNNNNNNNNNNNNNNNNNNNNNNNNNNNNNNNNNNNNNNNNNNNNNNNNNNNNNNNNNNNNNNNNNNNNNNNNNNNNNNNNNNNNNNNNNNNNNNNNNNNNNNNNNNNNNNNNNNNNNNNNNNNNNNNNNNNNNNNNNNNNNNNNNNNNNNNNNNNNNNNNNNNNNNNNNNNNNNNNNNNNNNNNNNNNNNNNNNNNNNNNNNNNNNNNNNNNNNNNNNNNNNNNNNNNNNNNNNNNNNNNNNNNNNNNNNNNNNNNNNNNNNNNNNNNNNNNNNNNNNNNNNNNNNNNNNNNNNNNNNNNNNNNNNNNNNNNNNNNNNNNNNNNNNNNNNNNNNNNNNNNNNNNNNNNNNNNNNNNNNNNNNNNNNNNNNNNNNNNNNNNNNNNNNNNNNNNNNNNNNNNNNNNNNNNNNNNNNNNNNNNNNNNNNNNNNNNNNNNNNNNNNNNNNNNNNNNNNNNNNNNNNNNNNNNNNNNNNNNNNNNNNNNNNNNNNNNNNNNNNNNNNNNNNNNNNNNNNNNNNNNNNNNNNNNNNNNNNNNNNNNNNNNNNNNNNNNNNNNNNNNNNNNNNNNNNNNNNNNNNNNNNNNNNNNNNNNNNNNNNNNNNNNNNNNNNNNNNNNNNNNNNNNNNNNNNNNNNNNNNNNNNNNNNNNNNNNNNNNNNNNNNNNNNNNNNNNNNNNNNNNNNNNNNNNNNNNNNNNNNNNNNNNNNNNNNNNNNNNNNNNNNNNNNNNNNNNNNNNNNNNNNNNNNNNNNNNNNNNNNNNNNNNNNNNNNNNNNNNNNNNNNNNNNNNNNNNNNNNNNNNNNNNNNNNNNNNNNNNNNNNNNNNNNNNNNNNNNNNNNNNNNNNNNNNNNNNNNNNNNNNNNNNNNNNNNNNNNNNNNNNNNNNNNNNNNNNNNNNNNNNNNNNNNNNNNNNNNNNNNNNNNNNNNNNNNNNNNNNNNNNNNNNNNNNNNNNNNNNNNNNNNNNNNNNNNNNNNNNNNNNNNNNNNNNNNNNNNNNNNNNNNNNNNNNNNNNNNNNNNNNNNNNNNNNNNNNNNNNNNNNNNNNNNNNNNNNNNNNNNNNNNNNNNNNNNNNNNNNNNNNNNNNNNNNNNNNNNNNNNNNNNNNNNNNNNNNNNNNNNNNNNNNNNNNNNNNNNNNNNNNNNNNNNNNNNNNNNNNNNNNNNNNNNNNNNNNNNNNNNNNNNNNNNNNNNNNNNNNNNNNNNNNNNNNNNNNNNNNNNNNNNNNNNNNNNNNNNNNNNNNNNNNNNNNNNNNNNNNNNNNNNNNNNNNNNNNNNNNNNNNNNNNNNNNNNNNNNNNNNNNNNNNNNNNNNNNNNNNNNNNNNNNNNNNNNNNNNNNNNNNNNNNNNNNNNNNNNNNNNNNNNNNNNNNNNNNNNNNNNNNNNNNNNNNNNNNNNNNNNNNNNNNNNNNNNNNNNNNNNNNNNNNNNNNNNNNNNNNNNNNNNNNNNNNNNNNNNNNNNNNNNNNNNNNNNNNNNNNNNNNNNNNNNNNNNNNNNNNNNNNNNNNNNNNNNNNNNNNNNNNNNNNNNNNNNNNNNNNNNNNNNNNNNNNNNNNNNNNNNNNNNNNNNNNNNNNNNNNNNNNNNNNNNNNNNNNNNNNNNNNNNNNNNNNNNNNNNNNNNNNNNNNNNNNNNNNNNNNNNNNNNNNNNNNNNNNNNNNNNNNNNNNNNNNNNNNNNNNNNNNNNNNNNNNNNNNNNNNNNNNNNNNNNNNNNNNNNNNNNNNNNNNNNNNNNNNNNNNNNNNNNNNNNNNNNNNNNNNNNNNNNNNNNNNNNNNNNNNNNNNNNNNNNNNNNNNNNNNNNNNNNNNNNNNNNNNNNNNNNNNNNNNNNNNNNNNNNNNNNNNNNNNNNNNNNNNNNNNNNNNNNNNNNNNNNNNNNNNNNNNNNNNNNNNNNNNNNNNNNNNNNNNNNNNNNNNNNNNNNNNNNNNNNNNNNNNNNNNNNNNNNNNNNNNNNNNNNNNNNNNNNNNNNNNNNNNNNNNNNNNNNNNNNNNNNNNNNNNNNNNNNNNNNNNNNNNNNNNNNNNNNNNNNNNNNNNNNNNNNNNNNNNNNNNNNNNNNNNNNNNNNNNNNNNNNNNNNNNNNNNNNNNNNNNNNNNNNNNNNNNNNNNNNNNNNNNNNNNNNNNNNNNNNNNNNNNNNNNNNNNNNNNNNNNNNNNNNNNNNNNNNNNNNNNNNNNNNNNNNNNNNNNNNNNNNNNNNNNNNNNNNNNNNNNNNNNNNNNNNNNNNNNNNNNNaaaaaaaaatgtaatttgaaattagagGAGAgctatggaaaatgttttccttaatttttgaagggaagtcattttccttaattttgaggaaaatgagttgatttggaaaacattttccaaaacttttgtcccaaccaaacatgggaaaattgaaaaacattttccagaaaatgttttccttcataccaaacacactcttaaaCTTCATTTAGTCTTACTTGTTCTTCCTGCAAAAATACTTCctcgatttatttttttatttacatgaCATTATTACTATTTAGAGTTAAATCGATTTTTTCTTGGTACctatttttaattctaaaatattGATATCTAAATTTTATGGAGTATACCTTTTTTCTAGtcttcaaatatataaaattgtattttggtCTAACTGAGGAGTCAATGATCAACTTCATATGcataattacatattttggtCCATGTAATTGAATCCTGCCATGAATTTTGGaacatttattaattaaacttaCAATTAAAGAACTAAAATAACACTAGCTAAAGTACCAATTTCAGGTGGAAGAGGACTTGAATGGTAGCCAAGGAAATGAATTTCACCCGGTTTGTCAAATGGTTCAGCCTAATAACATTCCAGTAAGTGAAACTACCTTGTAAACCTTCATCTGAATTAACAGTAACAAACTGTTTAGGCGAATTTGGTGGTTTGCTTTATCTTCATCCACCCCAAAAAAAGTTGAACACTTGCTGGGAACTAACACAACCTAAGTTTTTGATCTTATTTATGTAGGCTTCTTTTATCAGTAACCAAGGAATTCCAGTGCCTCTGGTTGATTTATTTCCTGAATTTGAGTTCAATAGTCATGATTTTTTAATGGAAGAGGCAAATGATGTGCAAGGAAATAAATTTCACCTTGCTAATCAAATGGTTCAGCTTCATAACATTCCAGTGAGTGATACCTACTTTCAACACTGCATGTGTAAAATACCTCGTAAACTTTATTCCAAGTAACACTAGCATATTGTTTATCCTGGGTAATTTGTACTGCTGTTTATTCTAAAAAACAATGAGGTATATCTGCTCTTATTTCTGTAACATCTGATACGTGGGTCATTGGTCCACATGATATTATTAACCTTTTCTTCAGGGGGAAGACTCGCTAAGGTAGTTTCAGTGTAtaaattttgtttcaatttaatttaGTAGTCAATGTTCAACTTCACACATGTAATTACATATTTTGATCCTCGTATTTGAATCCTGTCATGAATTTGGAACGTCtactaattttctttttatagtttTAAGTACTAAAATAGAATTAGCTGAGGCAGCTGTACCAATTTCAGGTGCAAGGGGAAGAAAATAATGGCCAAGGCAATGAATTTGAGCCAGCTTCTAATGTTCAGCCTGATAA
This window of the Solanum pennellii chromosome 2, SPENNV200 genome carries:
- the LOC107011161 gene encoding uncharacterized protein LOC107011161, which gives rise to MIQYREDMDFDSSLMELPKSSSALPSELQRPICMHSSMPSNNKIQQDEDERDPKFMQLLKENLSCFWNQQKEEILRADPKRKPEMPISRIRRAMKSNDQVKVCSWL